A single region of the Triplophysa dalaica isolate WHDGS20190420 chromosome 15, ASM1584641v1, whole genome shotgun sequence genome encodes:
- the fancm gene encoding LOW QUALITY PROTEIN: Fanconi anemia group M protein (The sequence of the model RefSeq protein was modified relative to this genomic sequence to represent the inferred CDS: inserted 1 base in 1 codon) yields the protein MSANQRTLFESWGRSVSHTEPRKNISNSAGKTSKKKTLKEKDGSEQRESSSALWGETVRQDEDKDDDDDLMLVAVYEAERSLLTSDITSCPVQHSLPQGYDPSAGQIWIYPTNYPIREYQLKMSEAALLQNTLVCLPTGLGKTFIASVLMYNFYRWFPAGKIVFMAPTKPLVSQQIEACFKVMGIPQHHMAELTGTTAAQQRRELWRSKRVFFLTPQVMVNDLSRNTCPATHVKCVVIDEAHKAMGNHAYCQVIRELWNQTQQFRVLALSATPGGDVKAVQQVISNLLISHIELRSDDSPDVQTHIHQRTLEKIVVPLGESLTQYQNRYLQLLEKFASRLTQMRLLNHRDLSSQTKYQIILAREQFRRNPPPHVKAGHHGSLEGDFAICISLFHGYELLQQMGLRSLFLFIQNIISGAKESPRMRNELQRNPVFMDLYRDMEVTFKKPNTDSKEPYVYSHPKLQRLDEVVSQHFKTSGSDSSDGANTRVMIFSSFRESVQEIADMLNRHQPLVRVMTFMGQSSAGKGVRGFTQKEQLEVVRRFRDGGFNTLVSTCVGEEGLDIGEVDLIVCFDAQKSPIRLVQRMGRTGRRRQGRIVIILAEGREERTYNQSQSSRRSINKSIMGNKHSFHMFPRSPRMLPAGVTPTLHKMHISCAPFQHTEEKRRNSGKGRRSSLNAQSGGSDVKRLKEDGCLTAAEEAVWMSTMRLGEDEPQPVFGQTSLLSFSKGQPAQELCVSGRVRELSLWEWRHWQNTPQPTYRVEHSERCLHFTSIMEEIDRLRQEEQGDCGDVFQLMMKDEDEDGGTTKPPQMRSECDQYIRPSSSTPGTHQTCKPDERKKIRRSVTVIQRRSCDVPATVNSSDAHHIITQSDENEPESNTSSHLTHMFHPSDFSSNTQRHAPAEKTFHLILTSVKELLSKSPPRDLDVLLSKLSIDLIENSPTRDFRPFTVKRDGEDSRDIQKSSELAGNLLSPSWDEMFDDDPEETDVPSLQQLHDQMDLNESVELFEDDDEFLRVSIPDVRTPDEKTSENTSEPQNVTAGQSSPKGPQQNSEVFNCSXDFFSVNFDLGLSFDSDEEATEEKTNTSALNKPKPSMVSPPSRLTDDVRIRCAQTPLICEKRSLAAVRPSASTPNHEFPSASHRRTAHTSLEKHTSTDVPSSDGEEEVFVRKPALKVKPLSSPQESKIFSDVDSPVQVHRKHALDLESKIFSDVDSPLLARRKHPLDLIFSDEDSPLKARRKRALDLESKIFSDVDSPVQACRKRAAALDVSEDTDVDGESDGDFHQGVTHRPRVVRPSSAGNHLMKSSRGRQFLDEEAELSEDDEEFSSDEDDGDEQNHSLNGFVVNATQCSQGLNESEMQAIYLKSVRSPAVQKGIRMTYKPKHNIDIFSQVPEQDEAYAEDSFVLHGSDVEEASDEEPLAVILEDSYIDGRKQYATRRRAQIKQIRAAHKTSGVQSETGRRNKRTRIIPVQDSSEEEEETEFKVPHCASTVPEKKVRQTDGQLETFSHLMEEQNETQAVTRRAPVADAPICVLLDSRCISGGSEVVSSLRLRHGLKVHVCSLLSSDFIVSNRMAVEWMRESDVASAQNRRRLQERIQRVQTLHERVCLIIERDRSKPGETFRPVQRSRFYDGTLAALVRAGVRLMVSGGPDETAVILTELAQVEKRKGQAIAVALEVRGHRQQALQFFLTLPHVSYITALNMCHNFPSVGHVINSSVEELQVFACVTRSRAQEILRCLHYTHTDTH from the exons ATGAGCGCCAATCAGAGAACTTTATTCGAGTCGTGGGGCCGCAGTGTGTCACACACAGAGCCGAGGAAAAACATCTCCAACTCTGCTGGAAAAACATCTAAGAAAAAGACTTTGAAAGAGAAAGACGGATCCgagcagagagagagcagcAGCGCTCTGTGGGGTGAGACGGTCCGGCAGGATGAAGACAAAGACGATGATGATGACCTGATGCTGGTGGCTGTGTATGAGGCAGAGAGATCCCTGCTGACCtctgacatcacttcctgtcctGTCCAGCACTCGCTGCCACAAGGCTACGACCCCTCGGCGGGGCAGATCTGGATCTACCCCACTAACTACCCCATCAGAGAGTACCAGCTGAAGATGTCAGAGGCGGCTTTGCTCCAGAACACACTGGTGTGTCTGCCCACAGGCCTGGGCAAAACCTTCATCGCCTCAGTGCTCATGTACAACTTCTACCGCTGGTTTCCTGCAGGAAAGATCGTCTTCATGGCTCCCACCAAACCTCTGGTGTCACAGCAGATCGAGGCCTGTTTTAAAGTCATGGGAATCCCACAGCATCACATGGCCGAGCTCACAG GAACCACGGCGGCCCAGCAGCGCAGAGAACTCTGGAGATCCAAGCGTGTGTTCTTCTTAACTCCACAGGTGATGGTGAACGATCTGTCCCGTAACACCTGCCCCGCCACCCACGTCAAGTGTGTGGTGATCGACGAGGCCCACAAGGCCATGGGAAATCATGCATACTGTCAG GTGATTCGTGAGCTGTGGAACCAAACTCAGCAGTTTCGAGTCTTAGCTCTCAGTGCAACTCCCGGAGGAGACGTCAAG gccGTACAGCAGGTGATCTCTAACCTGTTAATCTCTCACATCGAGCTGCGTTCAGACGACAGTCCTGACGTTCAGACACACATTCACCAGCGCACCTTGGAGAAGATTGTCGTCCCTTTAGGAGAGTCTCTCACTCAGTATCAGAACAGATACCTGCAG CTTTTAGAGAAGTTTGCGTCCCGTCTGACCCAGATGAGGCTCTTGAATCACCGTGACCTCAGCTCGCAAACAAAGTACCAGATCATTCTGGCCCGAGAGCAGTTCAGACGCAACCCACCACCCCACGTCAAG GCGGGGCATCACGGGTCGCTGGAGGGAGATTTTGCCATCTGCATCAGTCTGTTTCACGGTTATGAACTCCTCCAGCAGATGGGTCTTcgctctctcttcctcttcatTCAGAACATCATCTCTGGAGCAAAAG AGTCGCCTCGCATGAGGAATGAACTTCAGAGGAATCCCGTCTTCATGGATCTCTACAGGGACATGGAGGTCACGTTCAAAAAGCCGAACACGG ATTCTAAAGAGCCGTACGTCTACAGTCACCCCAAACTTCAGAGACTGGACGAGGTTGTGTCACAGCACTTTAAAACATCAG GCAGCGATTCGTCAGACGGAGCAAACACGCGTGTTATGATATTCTCGTCGTTCCGCGAGAGTGTGCAGGAGATCGCTGACATGTTGAATCGTCATCAGCCGCTGGTCAGGGTCATGACGTTTATGGGTCAATCGTCTGCTGGGAAAGGAGTTCGAGGATTCACACAGAAAGAGCAGCTCGAG GTTGTGCGTCGTTTCCGTGACGGGGGCTTCAACACTCTGGTGTCCACATGTGTTGGTGAGGAGGGCCTCGACATCGGTGAGGTCGATCTCATCGTGTGTTTTGACGCTCAGAAGAGTCCGATTCGTCTGGTGCAGCGCATGGGCCGCACGGGCCGCCGGCGACAGGGACGAATCGTCATCATACTGGCCGAGGGAAGAGAGGAACGA acgTATAACCAGAGTCAGAGCAGCCGGCGCAGTATCAACAAGAGCATCATGGGAAACAAGCACAGTTTTCACATGTTTCCTCGCAGTCCTCGAATGCTGCCCGCCGGTGTCACCCCCACACTACACAAGATGCACATCAGCTGCGCCCCATTTCAACACACAGAGGAGAAAAGACGCAATTCTGGGAAGGGTCGCAGGTCATCCCTCAACGCTCAGAGCGGCG GAAGTGATGTGAAGCGTCTGAAGGAAGACGGCTGTCTCACTGCTGCCGAAGAGGCCGTGTGGATGTCCACCATGAGACTGGGAGAGGATGAACCTCAGCCTGTGTTCGGACAAACATCTCTACTGTCGTTCAGCAAGGGTCAGCCGGCACAG gagttGTGTGTGTCGGGTCGGGTCAGAGAGCTGTCTCTGTGGGAGTGGAGACACTGGCAGAACACACCGCAGCCCACTTACAGAGTGGAACATTCAGAGCGATGCCTTCACTTCACCTCCATCATGGAGGAGATAGACCGCTTGAGACAAGAGGAGCAG GGTGACTGTGGTGATGTGTTCCAGCTCATGATGAAAGATGAGGATGAAGATGGCGGAACAACAAAACCTCCACAGATGAGATCAGAATGTGATCAGTACATCAGGCCGTCCTCTTCCACACCTGGGACACATCAGACCTGTAAACCTGATGAACGTAAGAAGATCAGAAGATCTGTGACGGTCATCCAGAGAAGGAGCTGTGATGTTCCAGCGACGGTCAATAGCAGCGAcgcacatcacatcatcacacaatCTGATGAGAATGAACCTGAATCCAACACGAGCTCACATCTCACTCACATGTTTCATCCGTCTGACTTCAGTTCAAACACACAGCGTCACGCTCCGgcagaaaaaacatttcacttgATTCTCACCAGCGTCAAAGAACTCCTGTCCAAATCTCCACCGCGGGACCTGGATGTTCTCCTCTCAAAGCTCAGCATAGACCTGATTGAAAACAGTCCCACTCGAGACTTTCGTCCCTTCACTGTGAAGAGAGACGGTGAGGACTCTCGAGACATTCAGAAATCCTCAGAGTTAGCAGGAAACCTACTTTCACCCAGTTGGGATGAGATGTTTGATGATGATCCGGAGGAGACTGACGTTCCTTCACTGCAACAACTTCATGATCAGATGGATTTAAATGAGAGCGTCGAGCTGTTTGAAGATGATGACGAGTTCCTTCGGGTGTCAATACCTGATGTTCGCACACCAGACGAgaaaacgtctgaaaacacatcagaGCCTCAGAACGTCACTGCAGGTCAATCATCTCCTAAAGGTCCGCAACAAAACTCGGAGGTCTTCAACTGCT CAGACTTCTTTTCTGTCAACTTTGACCTCGGGCTGTCCTTTGACTCTGACGAAGAAGCGACTGAAGAAAAAACCAACACGTCAGCATTAAACAAACCCAAACCTTCAATGGTCTCACCGCCATCTCGTCTGACAGATGATGTCAGGATCAGATGTGCTCAGACGCCGCTCATCTGTGAGAAACGGAGTTTAGCGGCGGTGCGTCCGAGCGCCTCCACACCCAACCATGAGTTTCCGTCCGCATCCCACAGAAGAACAGCACACACATCTTTAGAAAAACACACGTCTACAG atgtgCCAAGCAGTGATGGTGAGGAAGAGGTGTTTGTCAGGAAACCAGCACTTAAAGTCAAACCTTTATCATCTCCACAG gAGTCAAAGATCTTCTCTGATGTGGATTCTCCTGTACAAGTGCATAGGAAACATGCACTGGACTTG GAGTCAAAGATCTTCTCTGATGTGGATTCTCCTCTACTAGCTCGTAGGAAACACCCACTAGACTTG ATCTTCTCTGATGAGGATTCTCCTTTAAAAGCGCGTAGGAAACGTGCACTGGACTTG GAGTCAAAGATCTTCTCTGATGTGGATTCTCCTGTACAAGCTTGCAGGAAACGTGCTGCAGCATTAGATGTG tcagaGGACACGGATGTGGACGGGGAGTCAGATGGTGATTTTCATCAGGGTGTCACTCACAGACCCAGAGTTGTGCGGCCAAGTTCTGCAGGGAATCATCTAATGAAATCTTCT AGGGGACGTCAGTTCCTGGATGAGGAGGCGGAGCTGTCAGAGGATGACGAAGAGTTTTCATCAGATGAAGATGATGGAGATGAACAGAATCATTCTCTGAACGGCTTTGTAGTGAATGCCACGCAGTGTTCTCAGGGGCTTAACG AATCTGAGATGCAGGCCATCTATCTGAAGTCTGTGAGGAGTCCTGCAGTCCAGAAGGGCATCAGAATGACTTataaaccaaaacacaacatagACATCTTCTCACAG GTGCCAGAACAGGACGAGGCGTACGCTGAAGACAGCTTTGTGCTTCACGGCAGTGATGTGGAAGAGGCGAGCGATGAAGAGCCGTTGGCAGTGATTCTGGAGGACTCTTACATAGATGGCCGAAAACAGTACGCCACACGCCGGCGCGCTCAAATCAAACAGATCAGAGCGGCACACAAGACCAGTGGAGTACAATCTGAGACCGGAAGGAGAAACAAACGCACCAGGATCATCCCAGTTCAGGACTCCagtgaagaagaagaggagacGGAGTTTAAAGTTCCTCATTGTGCCTCCACCGTCCCTGAGAAgaaagtgagacagacagacggacagctGGAGACGTTCAGTCATTTGATGGAGGAACAG AATGAAACGCAGGCCGTGACGCGCCGAGCACCGGTCGCAGATGCTCCTATCTGTGTGTTATTGGACAGTCGCTGTATCAGCGGAGGGTCAGAGGTCGTGTCCTCCCTGCGGCTGAGACACGGACTGAAGGTTCACGTCTGCTCGCTGCTCAGCTCCGACTTCATCGTGAGCAACCGTATGGCTGTGGAGTGGATGAGAGAGTCTGACGTCGCCAGCGCCCAAAACCGCAGACGACTGCAGGAGAGAATCCAGAGAGTGCAGACGTTGCATGAGCGTGTGTGTCTGATCATTGAGAGAGACCGAAGCAAACCCG GTGAGACGTTCAGGCCGGTCCAGCGCAGTCGCTTTTATGATGGTACACTGGCAGCGCTGGTGCGTGCGGGCGTGAGACTGATGGTCAGCGGAGGTCCGGACGAAACGGCTGTCATTCTGACTGAACTGGCTCAGGTGGAGAAGAGGAAAGGTCAGGCCATCGCCGTAGCTctggaggtcagaggtcaccgTCAACAGGCTCTGCAGTTCTTCCTGACGCTGCCACACGTGAGTTACATCACCGCTCTGAACATGTGCCACAACTTCCCCTCCGTCGGACACGTCATCAACAG TTCTGTGGAAGAGCTGCAGGTGTTCGCCTGTGTTACTCGCTCACGAGCGCAAGAGATTCTCCGCTGTTTgcattacacacacactgacactcactga
- the soul3 gene encoding heme-binding protein soul3, whose translation MDRGECRMSGGGGGGLISLDDLESVSEEQLSYSAEDEHEEMVEEQDRLLNYWTDVARGHQVDVPTDMAEPIQQITSNNDGRHTREKVPYTLITRKEKCGEVLWEKRQYEKANWACITVYEDTYEQSICYGFMKIMKYICQQNSAGSYLGMTIPIVTVVRTDDMHTTLSRAVTVAYYLPTSHQSDPPRPSDPEIVIEHWPGTIIYSRPFAGATNELSIIGEISGLAEVLDSSAVCVNDSFIVAGYTNPAAVNRQNEIWFHERP comes from the exons ATGGATCGAGGCGAGTGTCGCATGAGCGGCGGTGGTGGAGGAGGTCTGATCTCACTGGATGATCTCGAGTCCGTGTCTGAGGAGCAGCTGTCTTACAGCGCCGAGGACGAGCACGAGGAGATGGTGGAGGAGCAGGACAGACTCCTGAACTACTGGACAGATGTGGCGCGAGGGCACCAGGTCGACGTGCCCACCG ACATGGCTGAACCCATTCAACAGATCACAAGCAATAATGATGGAAGACACACGCGTGAGAAGGTCCCGTACACGCTCATCACACGCAAGGAGAAG TGTGGAGAGGTGTTGTGGGAGAAGAGACAATATGAGAAGGCTAACTGGGCGTGTATCACAGTCTATGAAGACACGTATGAACAGAGCATCTGCTACGGCTTCATGAAGATCATGAAATACATCTGTCAGCAGAACTCGGCAG gcaGTTATCTGGGAATGACGATACCCATCGTGACGGTGGTCCGTACAGATGACATGCACACCACCCTGTCTCGGGCCGTTACTGTAGCGTATTACCTGCCCACCTCACACCAGAGTGACCCGCCGCGGCCGTCCGACCCTGAGATTGTCATCGAGCACTGGCCCGGCACCATCATCTACAGCAG GCCGTTCGCCGGTGCCACGAACGAGCTGTCAATCATTGGTGAGATCAGCGGTCTGGCAGAGGTCCTCGACTCTTCGGCTGTTTGTGTGAATGACTCCTTCATTGTGGCCGGATACACAAACCCCGCGGCGGTCAATCGTCAAAACGAAATCTGGTTCCATGAGAGGCCGTGA
- the LOC130436642 gene encoding mitochondrial basic amino acids transporter, with translation MALDFAAGCFGGAAGVLVGHPFDTVKVRLQVQNVDKPLYRGTYHCFQTIVRQESMFGLYNGIGSPMMGLAFINAIVFGVHGNSMRMLGTDTPLNHFLSGAAAGAIQCVICCPMELAKTRMQIQGTGQKNQSSKKLHRNSLDCLMHIYRREGIRGMNRGMVTTIVRETPGFGIYFLTYDTLTRSLGCEPDDSYIIPKLLMAGGLSGITSWISTYPVDVIKSRLQADGAEGTNKYSGILDCVRQSWRREGWRFLTRGLTSTLLRAFPVNATTFASVTLFLMYMRENDGVKDCDSTQPNISGL, from the exons ATGGCTCTGGACTTTGCTGCTGGTTGTTTTGGAG GAGCTGCAGGTGTGCTGGTTGGACATCCCTTTGATACAGTGAAG GTGAGACTTCAAGTTCAAAATGTGGATAAACCTTTATATCGTGGAACATATCACTGTTTCCAGACCATTGTTCGGCAAGAATCG ATGTTTGGCCTCTATAACGGTATCGGCTCACCGATGATGGGCCTGGCGTTCATCAATGCCATCGTGTTTGGCGTTCATGGTAACAGCATGCGGATGCTGGGGACGGACACGCCGCTCAATCACTTCCTGTCAGGCGCTGCCGCCGGCGCCATTCAATGCGTCATCTGTTGCCCCATGGAACTGGCAAAGACTCGCATGCAAATTCAGGGCACGGGCCAGAAGAACCAGAGCTCCAAGAAGCTGCACAGAAACTCTCTGGACTGCTTGATGCACATCTACAGGAGAGAGGGGATTCGTGGGATGAACAGAGGGATGGTCACTACAATCGTCCGTGAGACCCCGGGCTTTGGGATTTATTTCCTCACCTACGACACTCTCACACGATCGCTGGGCTGTGAACCCGACGACAGCTACATCATCCCCAAGCTGCTCATGGCCGGGGGTCTGTCTGGAATCACGTCCTGGATCTCCACCTATCCAGTGGATGTGATTAAGTCCCGCCTCCAGGCAGATGGCGCGGAAGGGACGAACAAATACAGCGGGATCCTGGACTGTGTCCGACAGAGCTGGAGGAGGGAAGGCTGGAGGTTTCTCACACGAGGCTTGACCTCCACTCTCTTAAGAGCTTTTCCCGTCAACGCCACCACATTCGCATCGGTAACGCTGTTTCTCATGTACATGCGTGAGAATGACGGTGTGAAAGACTGCGACTCCACGCAACCAAACATCAGCGGCCTGTGA
- the slc25a47b gene encoding solute carrier family 25 member 47-B isoform X1, whose translation MHLADFIAGSVGGAFGVAVGYPLDTVKVRIQTQRHYSSVWDCVRRLFRNEGMSGFYRGMSMPVTTVSISSSLVFGTYRNVLHHLHALRDRRAGDAHHKADIFLSGFAGGVAQVSVMSPADIVKVRLQCQTEVLQNLTPDSKLKYRGPLHCLLSIARHEGVRGLYRGSGALALRDGPSFATYFLTYNSICDLLSAHDKQTEWTVILFAGGVSGMCGWAVGTPMDVIKARLQVDGMNRQRYRGFIHCITDSVKTEGPAVLFKGLSVNCIRAFPVNMTVFATYELVVRVVRGAS comes from the exons ATGCATCTGGCGGATTTTATCGCCGGTTCTGTCGGAG GAGCTTTTGGTGTGGCAGTCGGCTATCCGTTAGACACAGTGAAG GTGAGAATCCAGACACAGAGACATTATTCCAGTGTATGGGATTGTGTGAGAAGACTCTTCAGAAATGAAGGA atgtcgGGTTTCTACAGGGGGATGTCGATGCCTGTCACTACAGTGTCCATCAGCTCTTCTCTGGTGTTCGGCACTTACAGGAACGTCCTGCATCATTTACATGCGCTGCGCGACAGACGCGCCGGTGACGCGCATCACAAGGCGGATATATTTCTGTCCGGGTTCGCCGGTGGAGTCGCTCAG GTGTCGGTGATGTCCCCTGCGGACATTGTGAAAGTTCGTCTTCAGTGTCAGACCGAAGTACTTCAGAACTTGACACCGGACTCAAAGCTGAAATATCGCGGTCCGCTTCACTGCTTGTTAAGTATCGCGCGTCACGAGGGTGTTCGTGGACTCTACAGAGGTTCCGGGGCTTTAGCTCTGAGAGACGGACCTTCGTTCGCCACTTACTTTCTCACCTACAACTCCATCTGTGACCTGCTGTCTGCACACGACAAACAAACAG AATGGACTGTGATTCTGTTTGCTGGTGGAGTGTCAGGTATGTGCGGGTGGGCCGTGGGAACACCGATGGACGTGATTAAAGCCCGTCTGCAGGTGGACGGTATGAACAGACAGCGGTACAGAGGATTCATTCACTGTATAACAGACAGCGTGAAGACAGAAGGTCCAGCGGTTCTGTTTAAAGGTCTGTCGGTCAACTGCATACGGGCTTTCCCGGTCAACATGACCGTGTTTGCAACATACGAACTGGTGGTCCGAGTTGTGCGGGGAGCGTCGTAG
- the slc25a47b gene encoding solute carrier family 25 member 47-B isoform X2, with protein sequence MSGFYRGMSMPVTTVSISSSLVFGTYRNVLHHLHALRDRRAGDAHHKADIFLSGFAGGVAQVSVMSPADIVKVRLQCQTEVLQNLTPDSKLKYRGPLHCLLSIARHEGVRGLYRGSGALALRDGPSFATYFLTYNSICDLLSAHDKQTEWTVILFAGGVSGMCGWAVGTPMDVIKARLQVDGMNRQRYRGFIHCITDSVKTEGPAVLFKGLSVNCIRAFPVNMTVFATYELVVRVVRGAS encoded by the exons atgtcgGGTTTCTACAGGGGGATGTCGATGCCTGTCACTACAGTGTCCATCAGCTCTTCTCTGGTGTTCGGCACTTACAGGAACGTCCTGCATCATTTACATGCGCTGCGCGACAGACGCGCCGGTGACGCGCATCACAAGGCGGATATATTTCTGTCCGGGTTCGCCGGTGGAGTCGCTCAG GTGTCGGTGATGTCCCCTGCGGACATTGTGAAAGTTCGTCTTCAGTGTCAGACCGAAGTACTTCAGAACTTGACACCGGACTCAAAGCTGAAATATCGCGGTCCGCTTCACTGCTTGTTAAGTATCGCGCGTCACGAGGGTGTTCGTGGACTCTACAGAGGTTCCGGGGCTTTAGCTCTGAGAGACGGACCTTCGTTCGCCACTTACTTTCTCACCTACAACTCCATCTGTGACCTGCTGTCTGCACACGACAAACAAACAG AATGGACTGTGATTCTGTTTGCTGGTGGAGTGTCAGGTATGTGCGGGTGGGCCGTGGGAACACCGATGGACGTGATTAAAGCCCGTCTGCAGGTGGACGGTATGAACAGACAGCGGTACAGAGGATTCATTCACTGTATAACAGACAGCGTGAAGACAGAAGGTCCAGCGGTTCTGTTTAAAGGTCTGTCGGTCAACTGCATACGGGCTTTCCCGGTCAACATGACCGTGTTTGCAACATACGAACTGGTGGTCCGAGTTGTGCGGGGAGCGTCGTAG
- the LOC130436802 gene encoding tryptophan--tRNA ligase, cytoplasmic — translation MSDMSPIDLYDQLTAQGETVRSLKAQKAPKVDIDAAVQLLLKMKVDFKRVTSQDYKAGCPPMDCAISNDHEEAVDGDDQVNPWNVSTTSAKGVDYEKLIVRFGSSKIDEELVDRITRITGKVTHHFLRRGIFFSHRDMHQILDAYENQKSFYLYTGRGPSSEAMHVGHLIPFIFTKWLQDVFDVPLVIQLTDDEKYLWKDLSQEDCYRYAVENAKDIIACGFDVNKTFIFSDLDYMGSSPSFYRNVVKVQKHVTFNQVKGIFGFTDSDCIGKISFPAIQAAPSFSSSFPQIFSGRTDVQCLIPCAIDQDPYFRMTRDVAPRIGFLKPALLHSTFFPALQGAQTKMSASDPNTTIFLTDSPKQIKNKINKHAFSGGKDTVEDHRKFGGNPDVDVSFMYLTFFLEDDEQLEKIRQDYSSGDLLTGELKKLLIETLQPMIAAHQEKRKHVTDDIVKQFMTPRKLDFNC, via the exons ATGTCTGACATGAGTCCGATAGATTTGtatgatcagttgacagctcagGGAGAAACAGTCCGATCTCTTAAAGCTCAGAAAGCACCAAAG GTTGACATCGATGCTGCTGTGCAGTTGTTATTAAAGATGAAAGTGGATTTTAAGCGTGTCACCAGTCAGGACTATAAAGCCGGATGTCCGCCGATGGACTGTGCCATCTCCAATGATCACGAAGAAGCTGTGGATGGAGACGATCAGGTCAACCCGTGGAACGTCTCTACGACCAGCGCCAAAGGAGTGGACTATGAAAAACTCATTG TTCGGTTTGGAAGCAGTAAAATCGATGAGGAGCTGGTGGACAGAATCACTCGGATCACTGGAAAAGTGACGCATCATTTTCTCCGTAGAGGAATCTTCTTCTCTCACAG GGATATGCATCAGATCCTGGACGCGTACGAGAATCAGAAATCTTTCTATCTTTACACGGGACGAGGACCGTCTTCAGAAGCCATGCATGTGGGCCATCTGATCCCCTTCATCTTCACCAA ATGGCTGCAGGACGTGTTTGACGTTCCTCTGGTCATTCAGTTGACGGACGATGAGAAATATCTGTGGAAGGATCTTTCACAGGAGGACTGTTATCGATACGCCGTGGAGAACGCTAAAGACATCATCGCCTGTGGTTTTGATGTCAACAAGACCTTCATCTTCTCTGATCTGGACTACATGGG GTCGAGTCCTTCGTTTTACAGGAACGTGGTGAAGGTCCAGAAACACGTCACATTTAATCAGGTTAAAGGAATCTTTGGCTTCACAGACAGTGATTGTATCG ggAAAATCAGTTTTCCTGCCATTCAAGCGGCTCCGTCATTCAGCAGCTCATTCCCTCAGATCTTCAGCGGCAGGACAGACGTTCAGTGCCTGATTCCATGTGCAATCGATCAG GACCCGTATTTCCGTATGACCCGGGACGTGGCCCCGCGGATCGGTTTCCTCAAACCTGCGTTACTTCACTCCACCTTTTTTCCGGCGCTTCAAGGGGCTCAAACCAAGATGAGCGCCAGCGACCCAAACACCACCATATTCCTCACCGACTCGCCAAAACAGATCAAGAATAAG ATCAACAAACACGCTTTCTCTGGCGGTAAAGACACTGTAGAGGATCACCGGAAGTTTGGTGGAAATCCAGATGTGGACGTTTCTTTTATGTATCTGACATTTTTCCTGGAAGACGATGAGCAGCTGGAGAAAATCAGACAG GATTACAGTAGCGGAGATCTGCTCACTGGCGAACTGAAGAAACTTCTCATCGAGACCCTTCAGCCCATGATCGCAGCACATCAGGAGAAACGCAAACATGTGACGGATGACATCGTCAAACAGTTTATGACCCCGCGCAAGTTAGACTTTAACTGCTGA